The proteins below come from a single Neospora caninum Liverpool complete genome, chromosome IX genomic window:
- a CDS encoding putative aldehyde dehydrogenase: MFWTGVRGGGRALSSSSSSVVRAFANVDTEKLSGASPHTVRNLVNGKWSGTRETYDVVDPLNGEVFIKSPCTKGDELEPFIASLKAVPKSGLHNPLKNPERYVLYGQVLQKTAAMLHDERVFDFFTRCIMRTFPKSYAQAAGEVRVVRAFCENFSGDGIRFVARGFSVPGDHHGQISNGFRWPFGPVAVVSPFNFPLEIPVMQFLAAVMMGNKPFVKTEATQALPVEQLLRLLHYCGMPMQDVDFLNTRGPIVSELLTKAPVRLLQFTGRVASKRDAGFAAAETKAGKKHESMRSLPGECGFFTGGSATAEHLIRLMKGRVKVEDAGFDWKILGPDAKPQDLDYVAWQCDQDAYALSGQKCSAQSLLAVHTSWKELGLLEKLRSLASRRSYEDLTLSPVMSHSNEGIQKHVDALLKLPNASLLFGGKAVKTAQTSSIPCKYGAYEPTAVFVPLTSMLLSQENLDLATTELFGPVQVVTEWRTGDEKDLLRLMEGMKLHLTAAVVARDVEFQNRILANTVNGTTYAGIRARTTGAPQNHWFGPAGDPLAAGIGSPEAVLCTWTCHREIVFDHGQIPEFWTTPPPS, from the exons ATGTTTTGGACGGGCGTGAGAGGGGGCGGGCGAGCATTGAGCTCTAGTTCCTCGAGTGTCGTCAGAGCGTTTGCAAACGTGGACACGGAGAAGCTGAGCGGAGCTTCGCCCCACACTGTCCGCAATCTCGTAAACGGCAAATGGTCGGGGACCCGTGAGACCTACGACGTGGTCGATCCGTTGAACGGTGAAGTCTTCATCAAAAGCCCATGTACGAAA GGCGATGAGCTCGAGCCGTTCATTGCGTCACTGAAAGCGGTGCCGAAAAGCGGTCTGCATAACCCACTGAAGAATCCGGAGCGCTACGTCCTCTATGGCCAGGTCCTTCAGAAGACTGCCGCCATGTTGCACGACGAGAGAGTCTTTGACTTCTTTACGAGATGTATTATGCGCACCTTTCCCAAGAGCTACGCACAG GCTGCCGGTGAAGTGCGTGTTGTGCGGGCCTTCTGCGAGAATTTTTCCGGCGACGGGATCCGATTCGTCGCTAGGGGGTTCAGTGTGCCTGGCGACCATCACGGCCAGATATCAAACGGCTTTAG GTGGCCATTCGGTCCGGTTGCCGTGGTCAGCCCGTTCAACTTCCCTCTGGAGATTCCGGTGATGCAGTTCCTCGCTGCTGTCATGATGGGAAATAAACCTTTTGTGAAGACAGAGGCTACTCAAGCGCTTCCTGTAGAACAACTCCTCAG ACTCCTGCATTACTGCGGGATGCCAATGCAAGATGTCGACTTCCTAAACACGCGCGGGCCTATTGTCTCCGAGCTGCTCACCAAGGCGCCAGTCCGTCTGCTTCAGTTCACGGGTAGAGTGGCGAGCAAACGTGATGCCGGGTTTGCGGCTGCTGAAACAAAGGCTGGCAAGAAACATGAGAGTATGAGGTCTCTGCCTGGTGAATGCGGTTTTTTCACAGGAGGATCGGCGACAGCGGAGCACCTCATTCGCCTCATGAAAGGCCGCGTTAAAGTCGAAGACGCAGGCTTCGACTGGAAGATCCTCGGACCAGATGCGAAGCCTCAAGATCTCGACTACGTCGCTTGGCAATGCGACCAGGATGCCTACGCGCTGTCAG GGCAGAAGTGTTCGGCGCAATCTCTGCTAGCTGTCCATACGTCCTGGAAGGAGCTCGGTTTGCTGGAAAAGCTCAGGAGCCTGGCAAGCAGACGGAGCTACGAGGATCTCACTCTAAGCCCCGTTATGTCGCATTCCAATGAAGGAATCCAGAAACATGTGGAT GCCCTTCTGAAGCTGCCAAACGCCTCACTTCTGTTTGGAGGAAAAGCCGTAAAGACAGCTCAGACTTCCTCCATTCCGTGCAAGTATGGGGCGTACGAACCGACTGCGGTGTTTGTTCCTCTTACGTCGATGCTGCTGAGCCAAGAAAACTTGGACCTGGCGACAACAGAGCTCTTCGGACCTGTGCAA GTCGTGACGGAGTGGCGaacgggagacgaaaaggatcTGCTCCGTCTGATGGAAGGCATGAAGCTCCACCTGACAGCTGCTGTCGTCGCGAGAGACGTCGAGTTCCAGAACCGAATCCTCGCCAACACCGTCAACGGCACCACCTACGCAGGCATCCGCGCGCGTACCACGGGCGCACCGCAGAATCACTGGTTCGGACCGGCAGGCGATCCTCTCGCTGCCGGAATCGGAAGCCCTGAAGCTGTTCTTTGCACGTGGACATGTCATCG GGAAATTGTTTTCGATCACGGGCAGATCCCGGAGTTTTGGACAACTCCGCCACCATCCTAA